A window of Melopsittacus undulatus isolate bMelUnd1 chromosome 10, bMelUnd1.mat.Z, whole genome shotgun sequence genomic DNA:
GCCCGGCCTGGCGTGGCCGTGCCCTGTGTGGTCCCtgcggggcggggggcggccGGGGGGCTTTGATGTGCTCCTGCTGCCGGGCAACCCCAGCTCGGCTCGAAGCAGCCGCCCCCCGGCTGCACACAGCTCAGCCGGCACCATATGGCCGGGGCCGCTGTTACCGCAGCGCCAGCCCCGTTCCCAGAATTGACATGGAAATGAAGCGATCCGTCCTGCTGGACACCGCCGGCTGCGCTGGCCGGGACCGGCCGCCAGATGTGGCCAGGGCAGCATCCTGCggccacagcagcatccccgACCCCAGCATCCCATCGGAGGGATGGAGTGAGGGTGTCGCACAGCGGGTACCCCGGGTGGCTCTGCCCGTACCGAGCTCACATCGGCCCCGTGTTCCGTGGCCAGCGGGGCCGGGCCCGGTGCGCTGCCCGTCGGGGTGGCCGCTGCTGGGGCCGCATTGTTGGTGCGGCTCTGAAAGGCATTCCTGTGCACAATGTGCTCGGCCTCCCTGCCGCGGCCCGGCCACCGCTGTCAGATGGGGGCTAATTAGGCAGCTTTGAGAGCCGCGGTGGGAACCGGGCAGCACCGGCCCCTCCGCCAAGCACTGAATGGAGGGGGTGACCCCAGCGCTGTGCCCACCCTGGGAACCACCAGCACTGCGGGAGGAGGGACAGCCCCAGCATTGCTGCCCCACAaccagaggaggaagaagaggggaggCCTTCGGCTCCCTGAAGCCGGTCTGAGCATGGCCAGCACGGGAGGGTGGCCCACAGACCACAAGGAAGGATGCTGTGTGCCCCTGCACCCACACTGGGGTTGGTTCCCGTGATGCATTCTCCAGCCAAGAAGGGCACAAGGTGCCCGTGGCCAAGCCACTATGAGGGTGCCATCACCTCCGTGCCGCTGCCGTGGTGCAGCCCACCCTGACAGCCCTGCCTTGCCGCAGGGCCAGGGTTCATTGGAGCTGCACTGTTGGGTGCCCTGGCCCTGCACCAGCTTTGCTCATGGCAGAGCCCAACAATGCAGCAGTGCAGTCTTGGGGGTACATATGGGGCAGTGGGGGCTGCTTCAGCACCCGCATGGTGCATGTGAGCTACATGAGAGCGCATCGGTGAGCACACGAGTgtatctgtgtatgtgtgtatctgagtgtgtgcacgtgtgtgtgccTGCACCCGTGCCACGCTGCCACTTATGGACatgtctgtgcatgtgtgtgagtgtgtCTATACATCGGGGGGGTGTGCAGGTGTGATGGACATGTCTCCATGTGTGCACACGTGTGTCCCTGTGCACACCCGCACACACCCCTGGCTCCAGAGGCCCAGCTCTatctgctcctcctgctccgtTCCTCGCTGTTCCGGTGGTATCGGGATCCCGCTCAGGGTCCCCCCCGGAGCTCCCTGTCCCGGTGGGCGCTGCCTGCACCGCCCCGCAGGTGCGGGATACCGAGCAATGCCCGCCGGGATCGGGAGCCCTGGAGGGCAGGGACCGGCTTCACACGGTCCCCGGAGGGACCCCCTCCCGGTACCTCCCCGAGCTGCACCCCGCCCCCCCCCAGGTGCAGTCGGGGCAGGCCCGTGGGACCGAACCGGGTCCGGGGGGTCCGGGGCTCCCCGGTGCCCCCGCGGGGgtcccgctgccccccccctcccgtccCGCCCCCGTCGCCATGGGCACCGCCCGCGAGGCGCCGCGCTGACAGCGCGCGGGGTTTTATGAATGGGTGACGTCACGGCCCTGGCGTCTCACGGTCTGGGCCGtcgggggggctgggggggggccggggatggggtgggggggagggggcgaGGGGCGAGCGGGGCTATGGGAGCCGGACCCCGGGGGGGGATCGCGGGGGGATCGCCCAcggcggcggcggaggagcGGTGGGACCGGCGGCACCCACCGGAGCCCCCACCCCGGGGTCCCCCCGCGGCCGCTGCCCCTTTAAGGCGCTGCCCTTCGGCAGAGCATGAATGGAATGGGCGGGGCCTCCCCTCCCCTAGCGGCGCTGCCATTGGCTCCGCCGCTTCCCCGTGGCCCCGCCCCTCGCCCGGCCGCACGCTATAATTGGCGCTGCGGGGCTCGGGCTCCGCTGTCCGCCCGCAGGGTCCCTCCGCCCGTCGGTTCCCGGTGCTCCGCACTATGAAGGTCGCTGCCGCTGCCCCCTCGCCGCTGCCCGCAGGTGCTGGTGCCGCATTGAAGGCAGTGCGGCCGGGGGAGGCCGCCCGGTGCGGGCCGGGCCCGGGGGTGTCCCCGGGAGCGGCGGAGCAGGCGGCGGCCGCGCTGCTCTACGACATGAAGGGCTGCTACTCACGGCTGCGGGCGCTGGTCCCGACCCTGCCGCGGCACCGGAGGGTGTCCAaggtggagctgctgcagcacgtTATAGACTACATCTGGGACCTGCAGCTGGCGCTGCAGCtgggccccccccgccccgcagcCGCCGGGGAGTCCCCCGAGGTGAGTGCGGACCCCCCGGTACCGGCACCCGTTCCCCGAGCCCCTTGCGCTTTATCAGCCCCGGGGgtgcctcttcctcctgccccttccATCCCGGGACGTCCCCGCCGGCTCTCACCGCCCTCTTCGCCCTCCTCTCCCGCAGGCTCCGTGCGTCCCCGCTGCCGACCGGATCCTCTGCCGCTGACACCGTTCCGGACCCGCCGCGGACATCCCGGGACCGTGGCCGCCTGCATCCCGGGTCCCCCCGGGGGATCCCCCCGCAGCCCGGGCCGGGGGTGCTGCCCGATGTATCCTTCTCAGATTGCTGAGAGCATTCCCCGTATTGTATATTACAATGATGCTGGAGAATATTGTTCTACAATAGCTGGAGTTTTGTTATTAAACAAGCCCTGATGACCACTCACGTTTCTGCTTCTTCCCCCCCAGTCCCTGGGCTTTGGAGACAGCCCCCGGGGAGCATGAAACTGGGGGATCCTGTCGGGACCAGTGTGGGCTGGTGGATGCTGGAGTCCCCCGTGGACTGGTGCCAGtccccccagtgctgctgctgtgggacctGTCTCAGCACTGTCCCCCCAGGCAGCTACCCCGTGTGTGCTCCATGTTCTGCTCCCCCCTCGCTCCCAGGCTCAAACACGGGTTGCTGGGGTCGGTGAACCCTGGATTCTGCAGTaggaagctgcagcagctctgggatgTGTTTCTCCTGTGTGGGCACCTTGATGGGATGATGCCAGGGAaggggatggtgctgggagctgggtgAAGGGCTCGGTGCCCACCTGGAGACTGTGGGGTCCCAGTATCTGCATGAGAGTGAGTGTGCAGCACGGGCCTGTCCTTGCACCAAGTTCCAGCAGGGACCTGCAGtgcccctggggctgtgctggggtgtAAGGCTGTGGGTGATGCTCCCATTGCACTGCCCCAAGGGAAAGTGGGTGCAGGTGCCAGGGTACAGCCCCTGCggttctggtttggttttggggccGGACGAGCTCCGGGACAAGGAAGTTGCATCAGGGGTTGCACAACCCCgagggcagcagctctgaccTGAGCTCTGTGACTCACAAACACCTCGGGGCTGAGCTGCCTCCTGCCGCAGCTGGGAACGGACCTTCCTGAGGGGCATGGGGggctcctgctgccagagctgccTCAGTGGGACCCTTCCTGCCCCCCGGGTCCTGCAGCCGGGGCTCGGGGCTGGCAGGGGCTGCACATCCCGGCTGCAGGGGTTACACATCCCGGCTGCAGGGGTGTGTGTGGCTCTCCATGGTCACCTGTGTGTGTTCCCATGTCCATGGCATGCTCACAGctccgtgtgtgtgtgtgtttgccctCTCGGGCTCCCCAGCCCAGCAGGTACCTGGCAGGGGGTGCACAGGGGGAGGTGATTTGGGCAGCTGGGGCCCTGCTTGTCCTGGTTGTGACACAGTGGTTGTGGGACATGGAGCGCTGTGGGCTCCAGGCTGCTGTGGATGATGTCCCTTCCATCACTCCCCCTGTGATGCTGCCACCACttccctccatcacccccccGGTTCCCCTCTATCATCCATCCCACTGCTGTCCCTTCCTTCACCCCCCGGTTCCCCTCTATCATCCATCCCACTGCTGTCCCTTCCTCACTCCCCAGCTCCCATCCATGGCGGCTCCGGAGCTCCGTGGGTCCCTCTCCCGGTGCCCGTTCGCACTGCACACCCCGGCCGGGACCGCCCCCCAGGAGGGCCCCGGTGAGGGGCGAACGGGACCTGGGGGCTCTGCTCGTGGGGGTCTTGGGGCTCTTCCCCCCCCCGGAGCCGTCCTTGCCCCGTTCAGTGCTGGTAAATGTGGAGGCTCCGGCTGCAGCCGTGGGGAGTTGGGCTCTTgggccccacatccagcccctgACCCCTGCCCAAGCCCCGTGTGCCCCATGGCCGAACCCCGTGTGCCCCATGGCCGAACCTCGGCCATCACCCGCTCAGGGCATGGGGTGCAGCGTTGCCAAAGGACTGGCACCGCCGGGACAGGCTCggagcagggctcagcagctgCCACGTGCCGGGATCCCGGATTTGGCCACACCAGGATGCCCCGGAGGGCCCAGCCCTGCGGCCACCTGCACCCCAACCGCTCCCCGGTTGTTTTTGTGGGGCCTGATTCATCCCGGAAGGGATTAGGGGCCGGGGAGCTGGTGACGTCCTGGTCCAACCAGCCCGGCCACCCTGCTATGGACATGGGTGTCAGAGCTGGTCAGTGCCACGTACGGCCCCGGGGACATGGCAGAGCTGCGAGCAGCGGTGGGACCTGTGGCTCCCATGGAATGGGGCACTGCGGCCACTGCCCATGGTGAGTCTTGGTGCACGGGGGGGGGTATTTGGGGATGGAGGGGCTGTAGTGGGCATGGGGCTGGTGGCTGCGGTCAGCGCTGGcctttgggatgctgctggtggccGTGGCTGTCGCTGCAGCCATGGTTGGTGGTACTGGGGGTCCCAGGCGAGCGGGAGCAGCTGTTGAGGGGTCCATAAAGGAGCAGTGCCCAGCGCTGAGGTTGGCCATGGGCCCTGTGTCCCCTCATGGTGTGGGGTGGAGCCCTGGCCCCATGGAGGGACCCCTGGATGCCTCGGTAACCACAGGCCATGGCCTGGGGCTCACCCCTGGGATGGTCCCTCCAGCAGTGGCACAAGCAGCTCCTCCTGCGGCTTTGGGAGGGGattgcccagctctgctcctgctctgcctgccccagtgttcccagtgcaCCGCAGCCGCCCTGACCCCACTGACCATCGGGTGCCCCAGTGCAGGGTCCCCAGAGCCATTCCCACTGCTCCCCAGTGCGAGTGGGTTGAGCCCTGCCCCACCAGTGCAGCTCCCTCTGTCCTGGGACCAACTCTCTCCATCCCCCTactcctccatcacctccagtCCCGGCACAGCCAAAGCCCCTCAGGACCATGGCCCAGGCAGGTCTCTGTGCCCCTATGGAgctgtgggtccctatggggagCCCTGGCTGGTGGCACGGGGCTGGCATCACAACTGTGGGACCCTGCCTGTCCCTTGCTCCCACGGGTGGGAAACAACGGGGAAACGGCTTCCCCTTTGAGTCACGCATTGGGCAAGGCTGGGCTTTCAGTGCCCGAGCGCTGCGGTGGCCCCACATATGTGCAGGATCTGATGTAAGCCTGGCCCCATATAAGCCCCAGTTGGTGCTCGGCAATGGGGTCTCTGCCCAGCTGAGTGTCCATGGCCGcatcctctgctccagcctccagctcccagcaccGCTCCCAGGGCTCTATGGGGCCCATggggctctgcctcctgctcctgctgagcaCCTGCGCACCCATCACTGGCACCAACCCTGGCACCAACCATGGCACCAACCCTGGCACCAACCCCAGCACCAACCCCGGCACCACCCCTGGCATCACAGCCCGGCTGACCCGGAGGGCACTGGAATTCGGTAGGTGTCTGCCCCCCATCTGTGGGTACAGCCCCTCCAACACCATCCTTGGTGTTGCTGTCCTGGCCCTGCTTGtgcccttcccagcatcctgggTACCCCAAACCCCTTCCCGGGTGTcacatccctgctctgccccaggccGGCGCTttgggatggagctgctccagtcactgctgcagaaggagcaTGAGCTGAACCTGGAGGGCTCCTACCGCATCCCAGTCCTGGGGACGCTGAC
This region includes:
- the ID1 gene encoding DNA-binding protein inhibitor ID-1 produces the protein MKVAAAAPSPLPAGAGAALKAVRPGEAARCGPGPGVSPGAAEQAAAALLYDMKGCYSRLRALVPTLPRHRRVSKVELLQHVIDYIWDLQLALQLGPPRPAAAGESPEVSADPPVPAPVPRAPCALSAPGVPLPPAPSIPGRPRRLSPPSSPSSPAGSVRPRCRPDPLPLTPFRTRRGHPGTVAACIPGPPGGSPRSPGRGCCPMYPSQIAESIPRIVYYNDAGEYCSTIAGVLLLNKP